A window from Pseudomonas sp. MRSN 12121 encodes these proteins:
- a CDS encoding LPS-assembly protein LptD yields the protein MALKSPAFRKKFPLLVTGSLLALQPLATSFVVAAEQYDCSVSASGGWDCAPKTSAAQLPPRPVHDASAVSSNSAAKAEEGESSADTGAKPMLVTEAKGRGLKSRSEDYSHLDWVPREKLTAAQLAETGPYCAGAYIEPIRPGMNDKTNKSDSPTFIGAKASRYQQEQQIATLAGDVVMRQGSMQVEADEANLYQAENRGELSGNVRLRDNGTLMVGDHADVQLDTGEAKVDNAEYVMHKSRIRGNALYAKRAENAIIRLKDGTYTTCEPSSNAWQLKGNNITLNPATGFGTATNVTLRVKDIPILYTPYIYFPIDDRRQSGFLPPTIGSGSDTGFMLVTPYYFNLAPNYDATLYPRYMSKRGLLMEGEFRYLTKSSEGQFGAAYLNDENDDRKLQTDYEKTRYMYNWQHKGGLDSRVMTQVDYTKISDPYYFQDLQSDQIGVESRDYINQQGAVTYRGDTYTARLNLQAYELATVSNVTPYNRLPQITLNGFLPQHPGGLDFQYESEVVRFERDLKTGNYIDKDGGPLNADGSIGTPRLDTNVRGLARANGDRLNLAPSVSLPLNWTYGFLKPSLKYQYTQYDLDLDGTGKNQVAAQNSEQDRLDGTYSRNQNRGVPIASIDSGLYFDRNTQWFGKNYRQTLEPRLYYLYVPEKDQSDIPVFDTGETTFNYSSLFRDNRFTGSDRVGDENKLSLGITNRWIEENGFQRQRISVGQALYFKDREVQLPGIDAKTRDDAHSNVSPYALEYEYRWNRDWRTTAEYNWDPDSRSPRSGSAMFHYQPEDNPNKVINAGYRYRNDLVRYDETTGKWSVGGGDYGTPGTPGYVKDYYKIKQHDFSVIWPIVPQWNLISRWQYDYNRNRTLDAFGGFEYDNCCWKLRLINRYWVKYDEFSQDAPQNEKGDHGIFLQIVLKGLGGLTGSKVESFLDKGIQGYREREDQAF from the coding sequence ATGGCATTGAAATCCCCCGCGTTTCGTAAAAAATTTCCGTTGCTGGTTACTGGCAGTCTGCTGGCCCTGCAACCCCTAGCCACTTCGTTCGTGGTCGCCGCGGAACAGTATGACTGCTCAGTCTCTGCTTCGGGTGGCTGGGACTGCGCGCCGAAAACCAGCGCCGCTCAACTGCCTCCGCGCCCCGTGCACGATGCCAGCGCGGTCAGTTCGAACAGCGCTGCCAAGGCCGAAGAAGGCGAGTCCAGCGCAGATACCGGCGCCAAGCCGATGCTGGTTACCGAAGCCAAGGGCCGCGGCCTGAAATCCCGCAGCGAAGACTACAGTCACCTCGACTGGGTCCCGCGCGAGAAGCTCACCGCCGCCCAACTGGCCGAGACCGGTCCTTACTGCGCTGGTGCCTATATCGAACCGATTCGTCCTGGCATGAATGACAAGACGAATAAAAGTGACTCCCCGACCTTTATCGGCGCCAAGGCCTCGCGTTATCAGCAGGAGCAGCAGATCGCTACCCTGGCCGGTGACGTGGTCATGCGCCAGGGCAGCATGCAGGTCGAAGCCGACGAGGCCAACCTGTACCAGGCCGAGAACCGTGGCGAGCTGAGCGGCAACGTGCGCCTGCGCGACAACGGCACCCTGATGGTCGGCGACCATGCCGACGTACAGCTGGACACCGGTGAAGCCAAGGTCGACAACGCCGAATACGTGATGCACAAGTCGCGCATCCGCGGTAACGCGCTGTACGCCAAGCGTGCCGAGAACGCGATCATCCGCCTCAAGGACGGTACGTACACCACGTGCGAACCGAGCAGCAACGCCTGGCAGCTCAAGGGCAACAACATCACCCTGAACCCGGCGACCGGCTTCGGTACCGCGACCAACGTGACCTTGCGCGTCAAGGACATCCCGATCCTGTACACGCCGTACATCTACTTCCCGATCGATGACCGTCGCCAGTCCGGCTTCCTGCCGCCGACCATCGGCAGCGGCAGCGATACCGGCTTCATGCTGGTCACCCCGTACTACTTCAACCTGGCGCCGAACTACGACGCCACCTTGTACCCGCGCTACATGAGCAAGCGCGGCCTGTTGATGGAAGGCGAGTTCCGCTACCTGACCAAGTCCAGCGAAGGCCAGTTCGGCGCGGCGTACCTCAACGACGAGAACGACGACCGCAAGCTGCAGACGGACTACGAAAAAACCCGCTACATGTACAACTGGCAGCACAAGGGCGGGCTCGATTCGCGTGTCATGACGCAGGTCGACTACACCAAGATCAGCGATCCGTACTACTTCCAGGATCTGCAGAGCGACCAGATCGGTGTGGAAAGCCGCGACTACATCAACCAGCAGGGGGCGGTGACCTACCGCGGTGATACCTACACTGCGCGGCTCAATCTCCAGGCCTATGAGCTGGCCACGGTTTCGAACGTCACGCCTTACAACCGTTTGCCGCAAATCACTCTGAATGGTTTCTTGCCGCAACATCCAGGCGGGCTGGATTTCCAATATGAGTCCGAGGTTGTCCGGTTTGAGCGAGACCTCAAGACCGGCAACTACATTGATAAAGACGGTGGGCCGCTGAACGCGGACGGATCAATAGGCACTCCTCGTCTAGACACCAATGTTCGAGGTCTGGCACGCGCTAATGGTGATCGTCTCAACCTCGCGCCATCCGTAAGCCTTCCGCTTAACTGGACCTATGGCTTCCTGAAACCGTCCCTCAAGTATCAATACACCCAGTACGACCTGGATTTGGACGGCACAGGCAAGAACCAGGTAGCTGCGCAAAATTCGGAACAGGACCGGCTTGACGGCACTTACAGTCGCAACCAAAACCGTGGCGTACCTATCGCCAGCATCGATAGCGGCCTGTATTTCGACCGCAACACCCAATGGTTCGGCAAGAACTATCGCCAGACTTTGGAACCACGCCTCTACTATCTCTACGTTCCAGAGAAAGACCAGAGCGACATCCCTGTCTTCGATACCGGCGAAACCACCTTCAACTACTCGTCGCTGTTCCGGGACAATCGTTTCACTGGCTCCGACCGCGTAGGCGATGAGAACAAACTGTCTCTGGGCATCACCAACCGCTGGATCGAAGAAAATGGCTTCCAACGCCAGCGCATCAGTGTCGGTCAGGCCTTGTACTTCAAGGACCGCGAAGTACAGTTGCCAGGTATCGACGCCAAAACTCGAGACGACGCGCACTCCAACGTTTCGCCTTACGCGCTTGAATACGAATACCGCTGGAACCGCGACTGGCGCACAACCGCTGAATACAACTGGGATCCGGACAGCCGCAGCCCTCGTTCCGGCAGTGCGATGTTCCACTACCAGCCGGAAGACAATCCGAACAAAGTTATCAACGCCGGCTACCGCTATCGCAACGACCTGGTTCGTTATGACGAAACGACAGGCAAATGGTCCGTGGGCGGCGGCGACTACGGTACGCCTGGCACGCCTGGCTACGTGAAGGACTACTACAAGATCAAGCAGCACGACTTCTCGGTGATCTGGCCGATCGTGCCGCAATGGAACCTGATCAGCCGCTGGCAGTACGACTACAACCGCAACCGTACCCTCGATGCCTTCGGTGGTTTCGAATACGACAACTGCTGCTGGAAACTGCGCCTGATCAACCGTTACTGGGTCAAGTATGACGAATTCAGTCAAGACGCCCCGCAGAACGAGAAAGGCGACCATGGCATCTTCCTTCAAATTGTCCTGAAAGGACTCGGCGGCCTCACTGGCTCCAAGGTAGAGAGCTTCCTCGACAAAGGCATTCAAGGTTACCGTGAACGTGAAGACCAAGCTTTCTGA
- the surA gene encoding peptidylprolyl isomerase SurA has translation MKTKLSDCLRPLMLGALFLGTAANAAVQPIDKVVAIVDNDVVMQSQLDQRVHEVQQTIAKRGGGMPPADVLNQQVLERLIVENLQLQIGDRSGIRITDEELNQAVGTIAQRNNMTPEQFRAALARDGLSYQDAREQIRREMIISRVRQRRVAERIQVSEQEVKNFLASDLGKMQLSEELHLANILIPTPESASSEAIQSAARQAMDIYQQLKQGADFAQLAIARSGSDNALEGGDMGWRKAAQLPPPFDRELSAMSVGDITQPARTPGGFIILKLLEKRGGGNQVRDEVHVRHILIKPSEIRSEEETKRLAQKLYDRIEAGEDFAELAKSYSEDPGSALNGGDLNWVDPNALVPEFREVMAKTPQGQLSKPFQSPYGWHVLEVLGRRATDSTSQAREQQAMTVLRNRKYDEELQTWLRQIRDEAYVEIKLPGADQAAQ, from the coding sequence GTGAAGACCAAGCTTTCTGATTGTCTGCGCCCGCTGATGCTGGGCGCGCTGTTCCTGGGTACCGCGGCCAACGCCGCGGTACAGCCGATCGACAAAGTGGTGGCCATCGTCGATAACGACGTGGTCATGCAGAGCCAGCTGGACCAGCGGGTTCATGAAGTGCAGCAAACCATCGCCAAGCGTGGCGGCGGCATGCCACCGGCCGATGTCCTGAACCAGCAGGTACTGGAACGCCTGATCGTCGAGAACCTGCAGCTGCAGATCGGCGATCGTTCCGGCATCCGCATCACCGACGAAGAGCTGAACCAGGCCGTGGGCACCATCGCCCAGCGCAACAACATGACCCCGGAGCAGTTCCGTGCCGCCCTGGCCCGCGACGGCCTGTCCTACCAGGACGCCCGCGAGCAGATCCGCCGCGAGATGATCATCAGCCGCGTGCGCCAGCGTCGTGTTGCCGAGCGCATCCAGGTTTCCGAGCAGGAAGTGAAGAACTTCCTCGCCTCGGACCTGGGCAAGATGCAGCTGTCCGAAGAACTGCACCTGGCCAATATCCTGATTCCAACCCCGGAAAGCGCCAGCTCCGAAGCGATTCAGAGCGCCGCGCGCCAGGCCATGGACATCTACCAGCAGCTCAAGCAAGGCGCCGACTTCGCCCAGCTGGCTATCGCCCGCTCCGGCAGCGACAACGCCCTGGAAGGCGGCGACATGGGCTGGCGCAAAGCCGCGCAACTGCCCCCACCGTTCGATCGCGAACTGAGCGCCATGTCTGTTGGCGATATCACTCAGCCGGCCCGCACTCCAGGCGGCTTCATCATCCTGAAGCTGCTGGAAAAACGCGGCGGCGGTAATCAGGTGCGTGACGAAGTGCATGTTCGCCATATCCTGATCAAGCCAAGCGAAATCCGTAGCGAAGAAGAGACCAAGCGCCTGGCGCAGAAGCTCTACGACCGTATCGAAGCGGGCGAAGACTTCGCCGAACTGGCGAAAAGCTACTCGGAAGACCCGGGGTCCGCTCTCAACGGTGGCGACCTCAACTGGGTCGATCCGAATGCGCTGGTGCCAGAGTTCCGCGAAGTCATGGCCAAGACTCCACAGGGCCAGCTGTCCAAGCCGTTCCAGAGCCCGTATGGCTGGCACGTACTGGAAGTCCTGGGCCGTCGCGCCACCGACAGCACCAGCCAGGCTCGCGAACAGCAGGCGATGACCGTGCTGCGTAACCGCAAATACGACGAAGAGCTGCAAACCTGGCTGCGCCAGATTCGCGATGAAGCCTACGTCGAGATCAAACTTCCTGGCGCCGACCAGGCAGCGCAGTGA
- the pdxA gene encoding 4-hydroxythreonine-4-phosphate dehydrogenase PdxA, protein MKPKRFALTPGEPAGIGPDLCLLLASQQQPHPLIAITSRDLLAERATQLGVAVSLLEVGPDNWPDQPAAAGSLYVWDTPLAARVVTGQLDKANAAFVLETLTRAGQGCLDGHFAGMITAPVHKGVINESGIAFSGHTEFLADLTQTEQVVMMLATHGLRVALVTTHLPLRDIADAITPDRLERVTRILHADLRNKFGIARPRILVCGLNPHAGEGGHLGHEEIDIIEPTLERLRTEGMDLRGPLPADTLFTPKYLEHCDAVLAMYHDQGLPVLKYKGFGAAVNVTLGLPIIRTSVDHGTALDLAGSGKIDTGSLKVALETAYQMAETRL, encoded by the coding sequence GTGAAACCCAAGCGTTTCGCGCTCACCCCCGGCGAGCCAGCCGGCATAGGCCCCGACCTGTGCCTGCTGCTCGCCTCGCAACAACAGCCACATCCCCTGATTGCCATCACCAGCCGTGACCTGCTCGCCGAGCGGGCCACGCAGCTGGGAGTGGCTGTCAGCCTGCTCGAGGTCGGCCCGGATAACTGGCCGGACCAGCCTGCCGCCGCTGGCAGCCTGTATGTCTGGGACACTCCGCTCGCGGCCCGGGTCGTGACCGGCCAGCTGGACAAGGCCAACGCCGCGTTCGTCCTGGAAACCCTGACCCGGGCCGGCCAAGGCTGCCTGGACGGGCATTTCGCCGGCATGATTACCGCTCCGGTGCACAAAGGCGTGATCAACGAATCCGGCATTGCCTTTTCCGGCCATACCGAGTTTCTCGCCGACCTGACCCAGACCGAACAAGTGGTAATGATGCTGGCCACCCATGGCCTGCGTGTGGCCCTGGTGACCACTCACCTGCCCTTGCGCGACATCGCCGACGCCATCACCCCGGACCGCCTGGAACGGGTCACGCGCATCCTGCATGCCGACCTGCGCAACAAGTTCGGCATCGCCCGGCCACGCATCCTGGTTTGCGGGCTCAACCCGCATGCTGGCGAAGGCGGGCATCTGGGCCATGAAGAAATCGATATCATCGAACCCACCCTGGAGCGTCTGCGTACCGAAGGCATGGACCTGCGCGGTCCCTTGCCCGCCGACACTCTGTTTACCCCCAAATATCTGGAGCACTGCGATGCAGTGCTGGCGATGTACCACGACCAGGGGCTGCCGGTGCTGAAATACAAAGGTTTCGGCGCCGCGGTCAACGTGACGCTGGGCCTGCCGATCATCCGTACCTCGGTGGACCACGGCACCGCCCTGGATCTGGCCGGCAGCGGCAAGATCGATACCGGCAGCCTCAAAGTCGCCCTGGAAACCGCCTACCAGATGGCCGAGACCCGTTTATGA
- the rsmA gene encoding 16S rRNA (adenine(1518)-N(6)/adenine(1519)-N(6))-dimethyltransferase RsmA produces MTEQYQHRARKRFGQNFLHDAGVIDRILRSINAKSGDRMLEIGPGQGALTEGLLNSGAQLDVVELDKDLVPILNQQFAGRDNFSLHQGDALKFDFNSLNAAPGSLRVVGNLPYNISTPLIFHLLQNAGLIRDMHFMLQKEVVERLAAGPGGGDWGRLSIMVQYHCRVEHLFNVGPGAFNPPPKVDSAIVRLVPHAVLPHPAKDHRLLERIVREAFNQRRKTLRNTLKALLSSAEIEAAGVDGSLRPEQLDLAAFVRLADKLSEQAAGNASAS; encoded by the coding sequence ATGACCGAGCAATACCAGCACCGGGCGCGCAAGCGCTTCGGCCAGAACTTCCTGCATGACGCCGGCGTGATCGACCGCATCCTGCGCTCCATCAACGCCAAGTCCGGCGACCGCATGCTGGAAATCGGCCCGGGCCAGGGCGCCCTGACCGAGGGCCTGCTCAACAGCGGTGCCCAACTGGATGTGGTCGAGCTGGACAAGGACCTGGTGCCGATCCTCAACCAGCAGTTCGCCGGCCGGGACAATTTCAGCCTGCATCAGGGCGACGCCCTGAAGTTCGACTTCAACAGCCTGAATGCCGCCCCCGGCAGCCTGCGCGTGGTCGGCAACCTGCCTTACAACATCTCCACCCCGCTGATCTTCCACCTCTTGCAGAACGCCGGGCTGATCCGCGACATGCACTTCATGCTGCAAAAGGAAGTGGTCGAGCGGCTCGCCGCGGGGCCGGGGGGTGGTGACTGGGGCCGTCTGTCGATCATGGTCCAGTACCACTGTCGCGTGGAGCACTTGTTCAACGTCGGCCCCGGAGCGTTCAACCCGCCACCGAAGGTCGACTCGGCGATCGTGCGCCTGGTGCCACATGCCGTGCTGCCGCACCCGGCCAAGGATCATCGCCTGCTGGAGCGCATCGTTCGCGAAGCCTTCAACCAGCGCCGCAAGACCCTGCGCAACACCCTCAAGGCGCTGCTCTCGAGCGCCGAGATCGAGGCCGCCGGTGTCGACGGCAGCCTGCGCCCGGAACAGCTGGACCTGGCCGCCTTCGTTCGCCTGGCCGACAAGCTCAGCGAACAAGCGGCGGGGAACGCCAGCGCCAGCTGA
- the apaG gene encoding Co2+/Mg2+ efflux protein ApaG, with protein MSDPRYQVDVSVVTRFLAEQSQPEQNRFAFAYTITVQNNGLLPAKLLSRHWVITDGDGHVEEVRGSGVVGQQPLIAAGQSHTYSSGTVMTTRVGNMQGSYQMLAEDGKHFDAIIAPFRLAVPGALH; from the coding sequence ATGTCCGATCCTCGCTACCAGGTCGACGTCAGCGTCGTCACCCGCTTCCTTGCCGAACAGTCGCAACCCGAACAGAACCGCTTTGCCTTCGCCTACACCATCACCGTCCAGAACAATGGCCTGCTGCCCGCCAAGCTGCTGTCCCGGCACTGGGTGATCACCGATGGCGACGGGCACGTCGAGGAGGTTCGCGGTTCCGGCGTGGTTGGCCAGCAGCCGCTGATCGCCGCCGGCCAAAGCCATACCTATAGCAGCGGTACGGTCATGACCACCCGCGTCGGCAATATGCAGGGCAGCTATCAGATGCTCGCCGAAGACGGCAAGCACTTCGACGCCATCATCGCGCCCTTCCGCCTGGCCGTGCCCGGAGCGCTGCACTGA
- a CDS encoding symmetrical bis(5'-nucleosyl)-tetraphosphatase, protein MTTYAVGDLQGCLEPLQCLLEKVAFDPAKDCLWLVGDLVNRGPQSLETLRFLYAMRDSLVCVLGNHDLHLLAAWRNIERLKKADTLSEILNAEDGEELLQWLRQQKLMHYDEQRNVALVHAGIPPQWSLKKALKCAAEVEDALRDDNRFEPYLDGMYGNDPTKWDSDLKGVTRLRVITNYFTRMRFCTSDGKLDLKGKEGPETAPPGYAPWFEHKERKTRDVKIIFGHWAALEGKCQEPGVLALDTGCVWGGALTLLNVDTGQRLACQCDAHGHIEAQASQPLPESMPTRNKR, encoded by the coding sequence ATGACGACTTACGCCGTCGGCGATCTGCAAGGTTGCCTGGAGCCCCTGCAGTGCCTGCTTGAAAAGGTCGCGTTCGACCCGGCCAAGGATTGCCTGTGGCTGGTCGGCGACCTGGTCAACCGCGGCCCGCAATCCCTGGAAACCCTGCGTTTCCTGTATGCCATGCGCGATTCCCTGGTATGCGTCCTGGGCAATCACGACCTGCACCTGCTGGCCGCCTGGCGCAACATCGAGCGCCTGAAGAAAGCCGATACCCTGAGCGAAATCCTCAACGCCGAGGATGGCGAAGAACTGCTCCAGTGGCTGCGCCAGCAAAAGCTGATGCACTACGACGAACAGCGCAACGTCGCCCTGGTGCATGCCGGGATACCCCCCCAGTGGTCACTGAAAAAGGCCCTCAAATGCGCCGCCGAGGTCGAGGACGCGCTACGCGACGACAACCGCTTCGAACCCTACCTGGACGGCATGTACGGTAACGATCCGACGAAATGGGACAGCGACCTCAAAGGCGTGACTCGTTTGCGGGTCATCACCAACTATTTCACCCGCATGCGCTTCTGCACCAGCGACGGCAAGCTCGACCTCAAGGGCAAGGAAGGCCCGGAAACCGCACCGCCCGGCTACGCCCCCTGGTTCGAACACAAGGAGCGCAAGACCCGGGATGTAAAGATCATCTTCGGTCACTGGGCCGCCCTCGAAGGCAAATGCCAGGAGCCAGGCGTCCTGGCCCTGGACACCGGCTGCGTCTGGGGCGGCGCCCTGACCCTGCTCAACGTCGATACCGGTCAACGCCTGGCATGCCAGTGCGATGCCCACGGGCACATCGAGGCCCAGGCCTCTCAACCCCTTCCCGAATCCATGCCAACCCGGAACAAGCGCTAG
- the glpE gene encoding thiosulfate sulfurtransferase GlpE produces the protein MSEYKRIPPEQAQALREQGAVVVDIRDPQTFASNHISGSTHLDNHSISDFIRNADLDAPLVVVCYHGNSSQNAAAYLISQGFSDVYSLDGGFELWRATYPAETAQGNVE, from the coding sequence ATGAGCGAATACAAACGCATCCCCCCAGAACAGGCCCAGGCATTGCGCGAGCAAGGCGCCGTGGTGGTCGACATCCGCGACCCGCAGACCTTTGCCTCGAACCACATCAGCGGTTCCACGCACCTGGACAATCACTCCATCTCCGACTTCATCCGCAACGCCGACCTCGACGCACCGCTGGTGGTGGTCTGCTACCACGGCAACTCCAGCCAGAATGCCGCGGCCTATCTGATCAGCCAGGGTTTCTCCGACGTCTACAGCCTGGACGGCGGTTTCGAACTGTGGCGGGCCACCTATCCGGCAGAAACAGCCCAAGGCAACGTCGAATAA
- a CDS encoding PrkA family serine protein kinase, with translation MSIFSHFQQRFESTRQEEFSLQEYLELCKKDRSAYASAAERLLLAIGEPELLDTSTNSRLSRIFSNKVIRRYPAFEDFHGMEECIDQIVSYFRHAAQGLEEKKQILYLLGPVGGGKSSLAEKLKQLIEKVPFYAIKGSPVFESPLGLFNATEDGAILEEDFGIPRRYLNTIMSPWATKRLSEFGGDISQFRVVKLYPSILNQIAVAKTEPGDENNQDISALVGKVDIRKLEEFPQNDADAYSYSGALCRANQGLMEFVEMFKAPIKVLHPLLTATQEGNYNSTEGLGAIPFTGILLAHSNESEWHTFRNNKNNEAFIDRIYIVKVPYCLRVSDEVKIYDKLLFNSSLSRAHCAPDTLKMLAQFTVLSRLKEPENSNIYSKMRVYDGENLKDTDPKAKSIQEYRDAAGVDEGMNGLSTRFAFKILSKVFNFDPHEIAANPVHLLYVLEQQIEQEQFQAETRERYLRFLKEYLAPRYIEFIGKEIQTAYLESYSEYGQNIFDRYVLYADFWIQDQEYRDPETGEILNRVALNEELEKIEKPAGISNPKDFRNEIVNFVLRARANNNGKNPTWLSYEKLRVVIEKKMFSNTEDLLPVISFNAKASKEDQQKHNDFVTRMVERGYTDKQVRLLSEWYLRVRKSQ, from the coding sequence ATGAGTATTTTTAGCCACTTCCAACAACGCTTCGAATCCACACGCCAGGAAGAGTTCTCGCTACAGGAGTACCTGGAACTCTGCAAAAAGGACCGCAGCGCCTATGCCTCGGCCGCCGAACGCCTGCTTCTGGCCATCGGCGAACCGGAGTTGCTGGATACCTCGACCAACTCGAGGCTGTCGCGGATCTTCTCCAACAAGGTGATCCGTCGTTATCCGGCCTTTGAAGACTTCCACGGCATGGAAGAATGCATCGACCAGATCGTCTCCTACTTCCGTCATGCCGCCCAGGGGCTGGAGGAGAAGAAACAGATCCTCTACCTGCTCGGCCCTGTCGGCGGCGGCAAGTCCTCCCTGGCCGAAAAACTCAAGCAACTGATCGAGAAGGTGCCCTTCTACGCCATCAAGGGCTCGCCGGTATTCGAGTCGCCACTGGGGTTGTTCAACGCCACCGAAGATGGCGCGATCCTCGAGGAAGACTTCGGCATTCCACGGCGCTATCTGAACACCATCATGTCGCCCTGGGCCACCAAGCGCCTGTCCGAGTTCGGCGGTGATATCAGCCAGTTCCGGGTGGTCAAGCTCTACCCTTCGATCCTCAACCAGATCGCCGTCGCCAAGACCGAACCGGGGGACGAGAACAACCAGGACATTTCCGCCCTCGTCGGCAAGGTCGATATCCGTAAGCTGGAGGAGTTTCCTCAGAACGACGCCGACGCCTACAGCTATTCGGGCGCATTGTGCCGGGCCAACCAGGGTCTGATGGAATTCGTGGAAATGTTCAAGGCGCCGATCAAGGTGCTGCACCCATTGCTGACAGCCACCCAGGAAGGCAACTACAACAGCACCGAGGGGCTGGGGGCGATCCCGTTCACCGGCATCCTGCTGGCTCACTCCAACGAATCGGAATGGCACACCTTCCGCAACAATAAGAACAACGAAGCCTTCATCGACCGGATCTATATCGTCAAGGTCCCGTACTGCCTGCGGGTCAGCGACGAAGTCAAAATCTACGACAAACTGCTGTTCAACAGCTCGCTGTCCAGAGCGCATTGCGCACCCGACACCCTGAAGATGCTCGCTCAGTTCACCGTGCTCTCGCGCCTCAAGGAGCCGGAGAACTCGAACATCTATTCAAAAATGCGCGTGTATGACGGCGAGAACCTCAAGGACACCGATCCGAAGGCCAAGTCGATCCAGGAATACCGCGACGCCGCCGGCGTCGATGAAGGCATGAACGGTCTCTCGACTCGCTTCGCCTTCAAGATCCTGTCGAAAGTCTTCAACTTCGACCCTCACGAAATCGCAGCCAACCCGGTGCACCTGCTCTACGTGCTCGAACAGCAGATCGAACAGGAACAGTTCCAGGCCGAGACCCGCGAACGCTACCTGCGCTTCCTCAAGGAGTACCTGGCTCCGCGCTATATCGAGTTCATCGGCAAGGAAATCCAGACCGCCTACCTGGAGTCCTACAGCGAGTACGGCCAGAACATCTTCGATCGCTATGTGCTTTACGCGGACTTCTGGATCCAGGACCAGGAATACCGCGATCCGGAAACCGGCGAGATCCTCAATCGAGTGGCGCTCAACGAAGAGCTGGAAAAAATCGAGAAACCGGCGGGTATCAGCAATCCGAAGGACTTCCGCAACGAGATCGTCAATTTCGTATTGCGCGCCCGGGCCAACAACAACGGCAAGAACCCGACCTGGCTCAGCTACGAAAAACTGCGGGTGGTCATCGAGAAGAAAATGTTCTCCAACACCGAGGACCTGCTCCCGGTCATCAGCTTCAATGCCAAGGCCAGCAAGGAGGACCAACAGAAACACAACGACTTCGTTACTCGAATGGTCGAGCGCGGCTACACCGACAAACAGGTACGACTGCTGTCCGAGTGGTATCTGCGGGTCAGAAAATCGCAGTAA
- a CDS encoding YeaH/YhbH family protein — protein sequence MSYVIDRRLNGKNKSTVNRQRFLRRYRDHIKKAVEEAVSRRSITDMEHGEQISIPGRDIDEPVLHHGRGGKQTVVHPGNKEFTAGEHIARPQGGGGGGGRGKAGNSGEGMDEFVFQITQEEFLEFMFEDLELPNLVKRNLSGTDTFKTVRAGISNEGNPSRINIIRTLRSAHARRIALSGSSRAKLREVKEELERLRREEPDNFGDIQEMEAEIERLSARIHRVPFLDTFDLKYNLLIKQPNPSSKAVMFCLMDVSGSMTQATKDIAKRFFILLYLFLKRNYDKIDVVFIRHHTSAREVDEEEFFYSRETGGTIVSSALKLMQEIMAERYPSNEWNIYAAQASDGDNWNDDSPICRDILINQIMPFVQYYTYVEITPREHQALWFEYERIAEAFSDTFAQQQLVSAGDIYPVFRELFQRRLVT from the coding sequence ATGAGTTATGTGATCGACCGACGTCTCAATGGCAAGAACAAGAGCACGGTAAACCGCCAGCGGTTCCTGCGGCGCTACCGTGATCACATCAAGAAGGCCGTCGAAGAGGCGGTCAGCCGCCGCTCCATCACCGACATGGAGCATGGCGAACAAATCAGCATCCCGGGACGGGATATCGATGAACCGGTGCTCCACCACGGGCGCGGCGGCAAGCAGACCGTGGTGCACCCGGGAAACAAGGAGTTCACCGCCGGCGAGCACATTGCGCGCCCTCAAGGCGGAGGTGGCGGGGGCGGTCGTGGCAAGGCCGGCAATTCCGGCGAAGGCATGGACGAGTTCGTCTTCCAGATCACCCAGGAGGAGTTCCTCGAGTTCATGTTCGAGGACCTGGAACTGCCGAACCTGGTCAAACGCAACCTGAGTGGAACCGATACCTTCAAGACCGTCCGCGCCGGGATCAGCAACGAAGGCAATCCCTCACGGATCAACATCATCCGCACCCTGCGCTCGGCCCATGCCCGACGTATCGCCCTTTCCGGCAGCAGCCGGGCGAAGCTGCGCGAGGTCAAGGAGGAACTGGAACGGCTGAGACGCGAAGAACCGGACAACTTCGGCGATATCCAGGAAATGGAAGCGGAAATCGAGCGGCTCAGCGCGCGTATCCACCGGGTGCCATTCCTCGACACCTTCGACCTCAAGTACAACCTGCTGATCAAGCAGCCCAACCCGAGCTCCAAGGCGGTGATGTTCTGCCTGATGGACGTATCCGGCTCCATGACGCAGGCGACCAAGGATATCGCCAAGCGCTTTTTCATCCTCCTTTACCTGTTCCTCAAGCGTAACTACGACAAGATCGACGTGGTATTCATTCGCCACCACACCAGTGCGCGCGAAGTGGACGAGGAGGAATTCTTCTACTCCCGGGAAACCGGCGGCACCATCGTCTCCAGCGCCCTGAAGCTGATGCAGGAGATCATGGCGGAGCGTTATCCAAGCAACGAGTGGAACATCTACGCCGCCCAGGCTTCCGACGGCGACAACTGGAACGACGACTCGCCAATCTGCCGGGACATCCTGATCAACCAGATCATGCCTTTCGTGCAGTACTACACTTACGTGGAGATTACCCCCCGCGAACATCAGGCCCTGTGGTTCGAGTACGAACGCATCGCTGAAGCCTTTTCCGACACTTTTGCCCAACAGCAACTGGTCTCGGCCGGAGATATCTATCCGGTCTTCCGTGAACTCTTCCAGCGCAGGTTAGTGACATGA